The Vicia villosa cultivar HV-30 ecotype Madison, WI linkage group LG1, Vvil1.0, whole genome shotgun sequence genome includes a region encoding these proteins:
- the LOC131652063 gene encoding uncharacterized protein LOC131652063 has product MDKEWTKLPWFSQEYINGVTRFLDFAFTKGSPQGGELLCPCAKCKNIYWKTRDIIRDHLIAKGFLDGYDVWVHHGEKLQRSMEIGDGMEDQDGSHDDIPGLLHDIYGDRAEAHGVGEGPNDEARTFYSLIKEAEQELYPGCKDFSSLSFTIRLYLLKCLHGWSNTSFTALLELLKEAMPDLNIPESFYKTKAMISGLGLDYKKIDACPNDCMLFWKEHEKDNSCTICEASRWKQNAATEGCESEQPKNDCRVPAKVLRHFPLIPRLQRLFMCSKTAESMRWHEEERSKDGKLRHPADGKAWKDFDELHPDFSSESRNVRLGLTSDGFNPFRTMSLSHSTWPVLMMVYNTPPWLSMKPEYTMLSLFIPGPKSPGNDIDVYLQPLIEELKELWESGIETYDSSMNQTFQMRAALLWTISDYLAYAMLSGWSTKGKLACACCKSNTNSLYLKHSHKMCYMDHRTFLPRTHSWRDDVKSFNGEEEHRTAPSMLNGAEILELLKDFNNEFGKKKKKNIFDSIVGTLLDIMGKTKDHIKARYDLQEMGIREKLHPREIGGGRSEFAKACFSMTPHEKSIFCGVIKAAKLPDGTASNISKCVQVGDRKISGYKSHDTHFMLHYLLQIAVRSTMPKEVATPLIRLGSFFRSLCQKVIQVEDLDYLENEIAEILCQLEMIFPPSFFDIMVHLPIHLVNEVRLGGPVQFRWMYPTERYLCKLKNYVRNRAYPEGSIAKGYLAEEAITFCSRYLHSNVDTRFNRKSRNYDVTDSLETDPDDYFTTAGRPLGGAGKPFHLDVKSKDDAHRYILFNCNEVQI; this is encoded by the exons GGACAAAGAGTGGACTAAATTACCGTGGTTTAGTCAAGAGTACATCAACGGTGTTACTCGATTTTTAGACTTTGCCTTCACTAAAGGAAGTCCTCAAGGAGGTGAACTTCTATGCCCTTGTGCTAAGTGTAAAAATATATATTGGAAAACCAGGGATATTATTAGGGATCACCTAATAGCCAAAGGTTTTCTAGACGGTTATGACGTTTGGGTGCACCATGGGGAGAAACTACAAAGGTCTATGGAAATTGGTGATGGGATGGAAGATCAAGATGGATCACATGATGACATTCCTGGCTTATTGCATGACATATATGGAGATAGGGCAGAAGCACACGGAGTTGGTGAAGGTCCCAATGACGAGGCTAGAACGTTTTACAGTTTGATTAAAGAGGCGGAACAAGAACTGTACCCTGGATGCAAAGACTTCTCTTCGTTATCATTCACGATTCGACTCTACTTGTTGAAATGTCTCCACGGCTGGAGCAATACGTCATTCACTGCCCTATTAGAATTATTGAAAGAAGCAATGCCTGATTTGAACATTCCGGAATCATtttacaagacaaaagccatgatAAGTGGTTTAGGCCTTGATTATAAGAAGATAGATGCGTGCCCAAATGATTGCATGCTATTTTGGAAGGAGCATGAAAAGGACAATTCTTGCACTATTTGTGAAGCTTCACGGTGGAAACAAAATGCTGCAACTGAAGGATGCGAGTCTGAGCAACCCAAAAATGACTGTAGAGTTCCTGCAAAAGTTTTGAGGCACTTTCCGTTGATTCCTAGACTACAAAGGTTGTTCATGTGTTCAAAGACAGCTGAGTCAATGAGATGGCATGAAGAAGAGCGCTCAAAGGATGGAAAATTGAGGCATCCTGCTGACGGTAAAGCGTGGAAGGACTTTGATGAGCTCCATCCAGATTTTTCTAGTGAGTCCCGCAATGTAAGACTTGGCTTAACGAGTGATGGGTTTAATCCATTTAGGACCATGAGCTTATCTCATAGTACATGGCCTGTCTTGATGATGGTATACAACACACCACCTTGGCTGTCCATGAAACCTGAATATACAATGTTGTCATTGTTTATTCCTGGACCAAAATCTCCAGGCAACGATATCGATGTTTACCTCCAACCACTGATAGAGGAGCTAAAGGAGTTATGGGAATCCGGCATAGAGACATATGATTCTTCAAtgaatcaaacttttcaaatgCGTGCAGCTCTTCTGTGGACAATTAGTGACTACCTTGCTTATGCTATGTTGTCGGGATGGAGCACCAAAGGAAAATTGGCGTGTGCTTGTTGTAAATCTAACACCAATTCGTTATACCTCAAACACAGTCATAAGATGTGTTATATGGACCACCGTACCTTTTTACCAAGAACTCATTCTTGGAGAGACGATGTCAAATCATTTAACGGAGAAGAAGAACATAGAACTGCACCATCCATGTTAAACGGGGCTGAAATTCTTGAACTCTTAAAAGATTTCAATAATGAATTtgggaagaaaaagaagaaa AACATATTTGATAGTATTGTTGGAACTCTTTTGGACATCATGGGGAAGACAAAAGATCATATTAAAGCCCGTTATGATTTGCAAGAAATGGGAATTAGAGAAAAACTTCATCCAAGGGAGATTGGTGGAGGACGTTCAGAGTTTGCAAAAGCGTGTTTTTCAATGACTCCGCACGAGAAGTCAATTTTTTGTGGAGTTATAAAGGCTGCCAAGTTACCAGATGGGACTgcatcaaatatttcaaaatgtgTACAAGTTGGTGACAGAAAAATATCTGGTTACAAGAGTCATGATACGCATTTCATGTTACACTATTTGTTGCAAATCGCAGTAAGAAGCACAATGCCCAAGGAGGTGGCAACCCCACTAATTCGTCTTGGTTCCTTTTTCCGCTCTCTATGTCAGAAAGTTATACAAGTGGAAGATTTAGATTACCTAGAAAATGAGATTGCAGAGATACTTTGTCAGTTGGAGATGATATTTCCTCCAAGTttctttgacataatggttcacttGCCTATTCACCTTGTAAATGAAGTTAGATTGGGTGGTCCTGTTCAATTTCGATGGATGTATCCCACCGAAAGATACTTGTGTAAACTTAAGAACTATGTCCGCAATAGAGCTTATCCTGAAGGTTCTATTGCCAAGGGGTATCTGGCTGAAGAAGCTATAACATTTTGCTCAAGGTATTTGCATAGCAATGTAGATACAAGGTTTAATAGGAAGAGTCGGAATTATGATGTTACCGATTCACTTGAAACAGATCCAGATGATTACTTTACAACTGCCGGTCGTCCTTTAGGGGGGGCAGGCAAACCCTTTCATCTTGATGTGAAATCAAAGGATGATGCCCATCGATACATCTTATTCAATTGCAATGAAGTTCAAATTTAA
- the LOC131614783 gene encoding uncharacterized protein LOC131614783, translating to MDGMKALFKTMMKQQNPQMSDDEISNLMASAMGCSISSTAAPADPHSSASTHIPHCEQGGEEADCDEDMEEACDDHEDVEGGYAEDVEEGGCSEDVEEEQGEDQEE from the exons ATGGATGGTATGAAGGCGCTATTTAAGACAATGATGAAGcaacaaaacccacaaatgagcGACGACGAGATCTCTAATTTGATGGCAAGTGCTATGGGCTGTTCCATTAGTTCTACTGCTGCTCCTGCTGATCCACATTCGTCTGCATCAACTCATATTCCGCATTGCGAACAG GGTGGAGAGGAAGCAGATTGTGATGAAGATATGGAAGAAGCTTGTGATGATCATGAAGATGTGGAAGGAGGTTATGCTGAAGATgttgaagaaggtggttgttcagaagatgtggaagaagagCAAGGAGAAGATCAAGAAGAATAG